The DNA window CTGACGACGCTGACGGTTGCCCTGCTGGAAATGAATCGCACCCGCACGGAAACGCCGCCGCCGACCTACGGCGATCTGGGATCGCTGCTGCTGGCGTTTTTAATGCTCTGGGCGTACTTCTCCTTTTCGCAGTTCCTGATCATTTATTCGGGCAACCTGCCGGAGGAAAACTTCTGGTACGTAGATCGCCTGAACGGCGGCTGGCAGTGGGTGGGACTGGCGCTGGTGCTGCTGCATTTCTTCCTGCCGTTTTTCCTGCTGCTGTCGCGTGACTGGAAACAGAGCCCGGTGCGGCTGGCGCAGATTGCGGGGCTGCTGCTGGTGATGCAACAGGTTTACTTTTTCTACGCGATTGCTCCTTCGTTTTCTCCGGGACGCCTGTACGTGCACTGGGCTGACCTGGCGGCTCCGGCGGCGGTGGGAGCGGTCTGGGTCAGTGCGTACCTGTGGCAGGTGCGCCGGCGACTGTCTCAACTTTCTGCGACGGAGCAATCATGACCGAATCCTCGCACGCCGAACACGCGGCCCCTGGCCAGCATGAACCCGATGTCGTCAACACGCGCGTCATCCTGATCGCCAGCGGCGGGCTCGCCCTGCTGCTGACGCTGGTGCTGACGGGGATGTACCTCGTGGTCTACCAGTTGCCGTCCCTGGAGGAGAATGCATCCCCCCAGCCGGCCCGCCTGCCGCGGCAAACCGACAGCCTCCGCGGCCCGCTGGTGACCACCAACCAGGTCCAGCAACTGCAGGAATTGCGCGAAGCAGAAACGCTGCAGCTCCACCAGTACGAATGGATCGACCAGGCGGCCGGCGTCGCCCGTATCCCGATCGAACGGGCCATGCAGATCCTGGCCGAGAACCCCGTCCCGCCCGCGAAACCGCCAGCCGAGGAGACGACCGATGACCAGCTCCCCTGACGGCCCGCGCGCGGACGCCGCGGCTGAAAGCACGTCGCCTGAAAACAGATCGCCTGTCGCAACCTCAACCGCACAACCGGCTCTCGACGCCGCCGCCGTCAGACGAGGTCGCTGGTCGGCCGGGCTGTTGCTGGCCACGGGACTGCTCCTGGCGGCTGCGACCAGTGCGCTCGTGATTTACGCCAGCCTGGACCTGCAGGACCAGGCCCGGTCGACCCCGACCGAACTGCCGGGCGAGGTCGGCATCGAACAGAAACTTCACGCCCAGGTCCCGCTCGATATTATCTTGCGCGACGAAAAAGGGGTCGAGGTCCGGCTGGGCGATCTGGCCAACGGCCGGCCGATCCTGCTGGCCCCCGTCTACTTTGAATGCCCCATGCTCTGCAACATGACCCGGGACGGTCAGGCCCGCAGCATGAATGAAATGTCGCTCAATGCCGGAACCGATTATCTGGCAATTACCGTCAGCTTTGACCCGCGCGAAAACTACCCCCAGGCGGCCGCCGCCAAACGCTCCGCCCTGTCCCGTTATGGGCGCCAGGGAGGCGAGCAAGGCTGGCGATTTTTAACCGGCGAAGAAAGCCAAGTCCGCCGGCTAACCGACGCCGTGGGCTTCCGCTACCAGTACGAACCGACGACCGACCAGTACGCCCATGCGGCAGGCGTGATCGTGCTGACGCCCGAAGGGGTGGTCAGCCGGTATCTGTACGGCGTGGCGTATGACCCGCGGGACCTGCGAC is part of the Lignipirellula cremea genome and encodes:
- a CDS encoding SCO family protein, with amino-acid sequence MTSSPDGPRADAAAESTSPENRSPVATSTAQPALDAAAVRRGRWSAGLLLATGLLLAAATSALVIYASLDLQDQARSTPTELPGEVGIEQKLHAQVPLDIILRDEKGVEVRLGDLANGRPILLAPVYFECPMLCNMTRDGQARSMNEMSLNAGTDYLAITVSFDPRENYPQAAAAKRSALSRYGRQGGEQGWRFLTGEESQVRRLTDAVGFRYQYEPTTDQYAHAAGVIVLTPEGVVSRYLYGVAYDPRDLRLALVEASGGQVGTAVDQVLLLCYHYDPINGKYGLAIVNMLRLSGLATVLGMGAAIFAMIRRDRQRQSTPPSHV